A portion of the Diprion similis isolate iyDipSimi1 chromosome 4, iyDipSimi1.1, whole genome shotgun sequence genome contains these proteins:
- the LOC124405132 gene encoding uncharacterized protein LOC124405132 — MANLTLFLLIVICACVFVNAQSSTFGQKQNEGQTFEEIIVSSDLNVRRKSKENRQGKQLLTNIPRVTTEKTGSPTVSRLISNDGSRVELQKRNRRSDFTKNRLNLGVAEYLLHSSK, encoded by the exons ATGGCAAATCTTACCCTCTTTTTGCTGATCGTAATCTGTGCCTGCGTTTTCGTCAACGCCCAATCCTCGACCTTCGGCCAAAAAC AAAACGAGGGCCAGACTTTCGAGGAGATCATCGTTTCCTCGGATTTGAATGTCCGCCGAAAATCGAAGGAAAATCGTCAGGGAAAACAACTTTTAACCAATATTCCACGGGTCACGACAGAAAAGACCGGAAGTCCAACTGTTTCCCGGCTCATTTCGAACGACGGAAGCCGCGTTGAGCTCCAGAAAAGAAACCGCCGCAGTGATTTTACCAAAAAcag GCTCAACTTGGGCGTTGCGGAATACCTGCTGCATTCTTCGAAATGA